In the genome of Pseudoalteromonas rubra, one region contains:
- a CDS encoding trypsin-like serine protease → MKITLLAAAVLSLSATAVSANTQQSSLPDITPSVVGGIETPAYSRPYQVALLMNGRQGCGGTLLSENWVLTAAHCLDNASTASLTVRVGAHSISRGDGDTLRVSQIIMHENWRGANGIRSGYDIAVLRLATPAASKYTPAKLPTQSIADQYAGVGAYPTVSGWGLTSNRGRPSDVLREAQLPVISNASCSSQLNFNIPSSVICGGGEGGRSACNGDSGGPYAVRVGNDFYSIGTVSWGIACSGATAFTRTTSYLDWIERKTGLSPDNPTDEKPVADFSASVSGMTVSFANRATDDNGITAYDWNFGDGNRSSAANPRHTYAADGSYNVTLTVTDTAQQTSSVSQVVSIGEPPVCDVSPWDRATSYALGDKVSYQGNIYEAIWWSSGAQPDLYPNVWKKLDSCGGNGDPAPVAGFTVAQSGLSVTLTNTSTDNGQIVSSQWQFGDGQSSSQSSVTHTYAAAGTYTIRLTVTDDQGQNSTLSKQVTVGGDNNCQGIPSWSPGTVYNTGDLVAKGGQVYEAQWWVQGEDPAQSGPWGPWKSVGTCN, encoded by the coding sequence ATGAAAATTACACTTTTGGCTGCTGCTGTATTGTCACTATCAGCAACCGCCGTCTCTGCGAATACACAACAATCGAGCCTGCCTGATATCACTCCTAGCGTTGTGGGTGGTATTGAAACTCCAGCTTATTCAAGGCCATATCAAGTGGCATTATTGATGAATGGCCGTCAGGGCTGTGGTGGTACACTGTTGAGCGAAAATTGGGTGTTAACCGCAGCACACTGTCTTGACAATGCTTCTACAGCCAGTCTGACAGTCCGTGTTGGCGCCCATTCTATCAGCCGTGGTGACGGAGATACTTTGCGTGTATCTCAGATTATTATGCATGAAAACTGGCGAGGTGCGAACGGTATCCGCTCCGGCTATGATATTGCCGTACTGCGCCTGGCAACGCCTGCTGCAAGCAAATACACCCCGGCTAAGTTACCAACACAGTCCATTGCGGATCAGTATGCCGGCGTTGGCGCTTACCCGACGGTATCAGGTTGGGGATTAACCTCTAACCGCGGTCGTCCGAGTGACGTGCTGCGCGAAGCTCAGCTACCTGTGATCTCCAATGCAAGTTGTAGCAGTCAGCTTAACTTTAACATTCCCAGTTCTGTCATTTGTGGTGGCGGCGAAGGTGGTCGTTCAGCCTGTAATGGTGACAGCGGTGGTCCTTATGCGGTCCGTGTTGGTAACGATTTCTACAGCATAGGTACTGTGAGCTGGGGTATTGCCTGCTCTGGCGCGACAGCATTTACTCGTACAACCAGCTACCTAGATTGGATTGAGCGTAAAACGGGTCTGAGCCCGGATAACCCGACGGATGAAAAACCAGTTGCTGATTTTAGTGCGTCGGTTTCTGGCATGACAGTGAGCTTTGCGAATCGCGCGACAGATGACAATGGCATCACAGCTTATGACTGGAACTTTGGTGATGGCAACCGCTCAAGCGCAGCAAACCCACGTCATACCTATGCCGCGGATGGAAGTTACAATGTGACGCTTACCGTGACTGATACTGCACAGCAGACATCCAGCGTGTCTCAGGTTGTGTCCATTGGCGAGCCGCCTGTGTGTGATGTATCACCCTGGGATCGTGCCACCTCTTATGCATTAGGTGACAAAGTGTCTTATCAGGGCAATATCTATGAGGCCATCTGGTGGTCTTCTGGTGCTCAGCCGGATCTATACCCGAATGTCTGGAAGAAACTGGATAGCTGCGGTGGCAATGGTGATCCGGCGCCGGTTGCAGGTTTCACTGTAGCTCAGTCAGGCTTGAGTGTTACTTTGACTAATACCAGCACAGACAATGGTCAAATCGTATCAAGCCAGTGGCAGTTTGGTGATGGTCAGAGTTCATCTCAGTCTTCTGTGACGCATACCTATGCAGCTGCGGGTACCTACACAATCCGCCTGACTGTGACAGATGATCAGGGTCAAAACAGCACCCTTTCGAAACAGGTGACCGTTGGTGGTGACAACAACTGTCAGGGTATTCCTAGCTGGAGTCCTGGCACAGTGTACAACACAGGTGATCTGGTTGCTAAAGGTGGTCAGGTATATGAAGCCCAGTGGTGGGTGCAGGGTGAAGATCCAGCCCAGTCAGGTCCTTGGGGTCCATGGAAATCTGTAGGCACCTGTAACTAG